One stretch of Ahniella affigens DNA includes these proteins:
- a CDS encoding conjugal transfer protein TraH, which yields MIRTILITVLWAVAQMASAQGMDTQLETTFQSMSNTTNPQFINEGRPTVTMGSFSYRTPVTRPQILSFDPPRFSGGCGGIDLYGGSFSFISKEELQGLMRQIAANAKSYAFNLALGAVCNKCLQEMQALQDKVQKINQMMKSSCDIGQALVNSAADPAIAQMTGRFREGAQAARQGGSVSDLWESMNQGWGKESTEAALAREQPDEFARIQPGNVIWRLLKERGVSSWFEQSDDQLAIDIQSFLGTVIVCAPSDASACMVGEVPPEDRPSEVTVRKIAATLDLDALVFGSSSRGGGVAEITCGNTETCLDARVEPTTRPRQGLKTKILRALVGDPDTGDVGYIKRYRSASASLSPVDQALRSNAPGQMGALDRAIDQGTAHAAMAGADVIAELIALELVDRFLSDVLQTVRQGGAQVGSAEATQIGELLEEADRKRRADGELIARRQHQRILVLQGLGAMQQLGETPDMRAGSVAPAGN from the coding sequence ATGATCAGAACTATCCTCATCACCGTGCTATGGGCTGTGGCGCAGATGGCGTCAGCCCAAGGCATGGACACTCAGCTGGAGACCACGTTCCAATCGATGTCGAACACGACGAATCCTCAATTCATCAACGAGGGTCGGCCGACAGTCACCATGGGATCGTTCAGCTATCGGACGCCAGTTACCCGGCCGCAGATCCTGAGCTTTGATCCACCCAGGTTCAGTGGTGGATGTGGCGGCATCGATCTGTATGGAGGGTCGTTTTCGTTCATCAGCAAGGAGGAACTGCAAGGCCTCATGCGACAGATCGCGGCGAACGCAAAGTCGTATGCCTTCAACCTCGCGCTGGGTGCAGTCTGCAACAAGTGCCTGCAAGAAATGCAGGCACTGCAAGACAAAGTCCAAAAGATCAATCAAATGATGAAATCAAGCTGCGACATCGGCCAGGCGCTCGTCAACTCGGCAGCCGACCCAGCGATCGCGCAGATGACGGGGCGCTTTCGGGAGGGTGCGCAGGCAGCGCGCCAGGGTGGCAGTGTCTCTGATCTTTGGGAGTCCATGAACCAGGGCTGGGGAAAGGAATCGACGGAGGCGGCACTGGCGCGAGAACAACCGGATGAGTTCGCCCGTATCCAGCCTGGAAACGTGATCTGGAGGCTGCTGAAAGAGCGTGGAGTCAGTTCCTGGTTCGAGCAAAGCGATGACCAGTTGGCGATAGACATTCAGTCGTTTCTCGGGACTGTGATCGTCTGCGCGCCGAGCGACGCCAGTGCGTGCATGGTCGGGGAAGTCCCGCCCGAGGACCGACCTAGTGAGGTAACGGTTCGGAAGATAGCCGCCACTCTAGATCTTGACGCGCTGGTGTTCGGATCGAGCAGCAGAGGAGGCGGCGTAGCTGAGATCACATGCGGGAATACGGAAACGTGCTTGGATGCACGCGTAGAACCGACAACGCGTCCGCGACAGGGGCTCAAGACGAAGATTCTTCGAGCACTGGTAGGCGATCCAGACACAGGTGACGTCGGGTACATAAAGCGGTACCGCTCGGCGTCAGCATCACTTAGTCCAGTCGATCAAGCACTCCGGAGCAACGCGCCAGGCCAGATGGGCGCATTGGATCGCGCCATTGACCAAGGCACCGCGCATGCCGCGATGGCAGGTGCTGACGTGATCGCAGAGCTAATCGCCCTCGAATTGGTTGACCGGTTCTTGAGCGACGTGCTGCAAACAGTGCGCCAAGGAGGCGCGCAGGTTGGATCGGCCGAAGCTACCCAAATCGGCGAGCTGTTGGAAGAAGCCGACCGGAAGCGCCGGGCTGATGGGGAGCTGATCGCACGGCGCCAGCACCAGCGCATCCTGGTCTTGCAAGGCCTAGGAGCCATGCAGCAATTGGGTGAGACGCCTGACATGCGCGCCGGCAGCGTTGCGCCGGCAGGGAACTAA
- a CDS encoding RNA-guided endonuclease InsQ/TnpB family protein, which yields MTEALATLSRAYRMRVYPTRDQARLLAQLVGASRHVWNWSLAKRTSAYRERGERLNWVSLSREFTEYRRDPERPWLATLPREPFNQVLRDQERAFANFFAKRAAYPRFERRGGRASMRFTFDQRRQQVRDTGGRWATVDLPSLGSLKLRRTEALNGRLRSITLSRDSAGRWHGAITADGISRPAIHVPELDAVGLDAGLRDLLVIADGHGTRRVPAPKALASKQARLRRYQRQQSRQIAAQMRAQGLDPTKPCPKGVRLGSSNRRRKTQQQIGRLHAQVADLRRDALHQASAAVVREAQVIGIEDLAVKAMSRGMGRKAFRRSVADAALGELRRQLTYKAGWRGRTLVAVNRFYPSSKTCGACGAIHAALKLKERRWACPACGTEHDRDENAARNLRTEALRLIAASSPATPRSGESDARGEAAAAVGRTGPAGLSTSANREPTVAGSGAKADRRQRQSRPRKTRTDRVAVGSG from the coding sequence ATGACGGAAGCATTGGCCACCCTTTCCCGCGCGTACCGCATGCGGGTCTACCCGACTCGCGACCAGGCGCGCTTGCTCGCGCAACTCGTTGGCGCATCGCGGCACGTGTGGAACTGGTCGCTGGCCAAGCGAACCAGCGCGTACCGCGAGCGGGGCGAGCGCCTGAACTGGGTCTCCCTTTCGCGCGAGTTCACTGAATACCGGCGCGACCCGGAGCGTCCCTGGCTCGCGACCTTGCCACGGGAGCCATTCAACCAAGTGCTGCGCGATCAGGAGCGGGCGTTTGCCAACTTCTTCGCGAAGCGCGCGGCCTATCCGCGCTTCGAACGCCGCGGTGGACGCGCATCCATGCGGTTTACCTTCGATCAGCGCCGCCAGCAGGTACGAGACACCGGTGGCCGATGGGCGACCGTCGATCTGCCTAGCCTTGGCAGTCTGAAGCTACGCCGCACCGAAGCGCTCAACGGCCGGCTGCGCAGTATCACGCTGTCGCGGGACAGTGCCGGGCGATGGCACGGTGCCATCACCGCTGATGGCATTTCGCGGCCGGCAATTCATGTACCCGAATTGGATGCCGTCGGTCTGGATGCCGGACTGAGGGATCTCCTCGTCATCGCCGATGGTCACGGCACTCGCCGCGTTCCGGCACCCAAGGCGCTGGCCAGCAAGCAGGCCAGACTGCGCCGCTACCAGCGGCAGCAGAGCCGCCAGATCGCTGCGCAGATGCGTGCCCAAGGCCTCGATCCCACGAAGCCTTGCCCCAAGGGTGTACGGCTCGGCAGTTCGAATCGCCGTCGCAAGACGCAGCAGCAGATTGGGCGGTTGCACGCGCAGGTGGCCGATCTGCGCCGAGACGCCCTGCACCAGGCCAGTGCTGCCGTCGTGCGCGAGGCGCAGGTTATCGGCATCGAGGATCTGGCGGTGAAGGCGATGAGCCGGGGCATGGGCCGCAAGGCCTTTCGTCGCTCGGTCGCCGACGCTGCACTCGGTGAACTGCGCCGGCAGCTCACCTACAAAGCCGGGTGGCGCGGCCGCACGCTGGTCGCGGTGAATCGGTTCTACCCGAGCAGCAAGACCTGTGGCGCGTGTGGTGCCATTCACGCCGCCCTGAAACTGAAGGAACGCCGCTGGGCCTGTCCGGCCTGTGGCACCGAACACGACCGCGACGAAAACGCGGCCAGAAACCTCCGGACCGAGGCGCTGCGGCTGATCGCAGCGTCGTCGCCGGCTACCCCGAGGAGCGGGGAAAGTGACGCGCGGGGAGAGGCCGCGGCAGCAGTCGGCAGAACAGGGCCGGCCGGACTGTCGACCTCGGCGAACCGTGAACCCACCGTCGCAGGCTCAGGCGCAAAAGCCGACAGGCGGCAGCGCCAGAGCCGACCCCGCAAGACCCGAACGGATCGGGTTGCTGTGGGGTCAGGGTGA
- a CDS encoding conjugal transfer protein TraG N-terminal domain-containing protein, with product MLQRLLSDDNVWTIYSIGAPNFMYKVFNAIAMLGEGGVLARMGQIGFLVGLFVLVYRIATAAGSLSDLKQSMIAGVIFAAMFGTTTTVKIVGMVPTPGGVSGGDVRVVDNVPWGIAAIGGVISGTGVYITRRMETAFRDPNAIPVTQGGFGRTAEILASVRSLSLSSIPNTLPVYDYYRRSMLAYLRDCAMRARQFEILSDNTLENAPDPLSAIRWDNEVQETRSWLESMSGESVAMSCPDAHALLVSKQADMASGLDPAYRARFGAGSQESIGRALASVANRGAKDAQTYMAASMINSLWLEAASGSSFGSMGNQNTLMIQAALEQRRTQWAAEETVFLKTMRPMIGYFESFFYALSPFVAFLIGLGAMGLRMIVKYVSLTLAVALWMPVLAITNLYQVTTLQDFFALQERMASDAGSGIWSLSNSATILDQATEAVALASMIAAATPMLTLTLLFGGAVAATSLFSRLQGQDHINEKIATPDPVSAPPTFQAASQFTGSPTKGAIETGSEQTDLTTNVGQVLAAATKSAQTQAQQSAASANTKLASTLAASKERSEVFSEALKNQFSDSQAMSENQALQTLLNKGYSVNDVMQYLSSNSTSEALSESVSGNLGVSTKLLSTIVGKVANQVLDSESKATPQKQPDGSVDTKSSSTSKGKAGDLVKALGKSLSAGLEVGVSARGEEQAATSGSNSSGLTDTKGMSTADSRLMQLARQEAIESAWDTSQQDMARLGVSASDSREISRGLSESVSRGRSYEQSATLTEQTGTTQSVPWLNWSKSVADDSSGFLSELRSQASELGGEGALQANLAHVRQNSGITDDRQAMAYASLMTLEGTGPGAAVTENLPGLAGRETERLQALAGAFARYYAMSGPTDRGAASVNDGVGQSAPEAGAVMAATRGAGAGSPSSKSEVTREIDGVQEAVGRGTEAVAINRSAQEHNYSARTAEHRSEFNSDAAAARNEDASDVAKLIDASGIDGALAYKDEGVATIAQFSLMPGAPSGLQDWMSLLGSERGRELESFKDEARELGLPDEERDVYAAARYMQANSFDLAPFTDSGRAPIYEKIDEPGPMKSAIDAVTAYVKEHPESETSKLIHAATEEALTRGGKSILISGSGGRFNDN from the coding sequence ATGCTGCAGAGACTTCTATCCGATGACAACGTCTGGACAATCTACTCGATCGGCGCCCCGAACTTCATGTACAAGGTGTTCAACGCCATCGCTATGCTGGGGGAGGGCGGTGTTCTGGCCCGCATGGGCCAAATCGGGTTCCTTGTCGGGCTCTTTGTGTTGGTCTACAGAATCGCGACCGCCGCTGGAAGCCTGAGCGACCTCAAGCAGTCAATGATCGCAGGCGTGATCTTCGCCGCAATGTTCGGGACGACAACGACGGTCAAGATCGTCGGAATGGTCCCGACGCCAGGTGGAGTATCCGGAGGCGACGTGCGCGTGGTCGACAATGTGCCGTGGGGCATCGCCGCAATCGGTGGCGTGATAAGCGGCACCGGTGTGTACATCACGCGTCGAATGGAAACAGCCTTTAGAGATCCAAATGCGATTCCTGTAACCCAAGGCGGATTCGGTCGGACAGCCGAAATACTCGCGTCGGTAAGATCGCTGTCCCTGAGTTCCATACCAAACACGCTTCCCGTGTACGACTACTACCGGCGATCAATGCTGGCGTATCTGCGCGACTGCGCAATGCGCGCTCGGCAGTTCGAGATCCTGAGCGACAACACGCTTGAAAACGCGCCCGATCCGCTATCGGCCATCCGGTGGGATAACGAGGTCCAGGAAACACGGAGCTGGCTCGAATCAATGAGCGGTGAGTCAGTGGCGATGTCGTGCCCGGATGCTCACGCCTTGCTGGTATCGAAGCAAGCCGACATGGCCTCGGGGCTTGACCCGGCTTACAGAGCCCGCTTTGGCGCAGGCTCGCAGGAATCGATCGGACGGGCACTTGCGTCGGTGGCCAATCGTGGCGCCAAGGACGCACAGACCTACATGGCAGCCAGCATGATCAATTCACTCTGGTTGGAGGCGGCCTCTGGAAGCTCGTTCGGGTCAATGGGCAACCAAAACACGCTGATGATTCAGGCGGCCTTGGAGCAACGGCGAACACAGTGGGCTGCAGAAGAAACCGTTTTCCTGAAGACGATGAGGCCGATGATTGGCTACTTCGAGTCCTTCTTCTATGCGCTCAGCCCCTTCGTCGCGTTTCTGATTGGCCTGGGCGCCATGGGGCTCAGAATGATCGTCAAGTACGTCTCGCTCACGCTCGCTGTCGCCCTGTGGATGCCTGTACTGGCTATCACGAACCTATACCAGGTCACGACGCTCCAGGACTTCTTTGCGCTGCAAGAGCGAATGGCGTCAGATGCTGGGTCTGGGATTTGGAGCCTGTCGAATTCAGCAACGATTCTGGACCAAGCGACTGAGGCTGTGGCATTGGCGTCTATGATTGCTGCAGCAACGCCGATGCTGACCCTCACACTGCTCTTTGGCGGCGCTGTTGCAGCGACCAGTCTGTTCAGCCGCCTGCAGGGACAGGACCACATCAACGAGAAGATCGCGACGCCCGATCCCGTCTCGGCGCCGCCGACTTTCCAGGCAGCCTCGCAGTTCACGGGAAGCCCCACAAAAGGTGCGATCGAGACCGGCTCAGAGCAAACGGACTTGACAACCAATGTCGGGCAGGTGCTGGCTGCTGCCACCAAGTCGGCGCAAACACAAGCGCAACAGTCCGCGGCAAGTGCCAATACAAAACTGGCCTCGACGCTGGCTGCGAGCAAGGAGCGGTCCGAGGTATTCAGCGAGGCCCTCAAGAACCAATTCTCAGACAGCCAGGCGATGTCAGAGAATCAAGCGCTGCAGACGCTCTTGAACAAGGGATACAGCGTCAACGATGTGATGCAATACCTGTCATCGAATAGCACTTCTGAAGCATTGAGCGAGTCAGTATCCGGGAACCTCGGGGTGTCAACGAAGCTCCTGTCGACCATTGTCGGCAAGGTCGCGAACCAGGTTCTCGACAGCGAGTCGAAAGCGACGCCTCAAAAGCAGCCGGACGGCAGCGTCGACACGAAGTCGAGTAGTACCTCGAAAGGCAAAGCCGGCGATCTCGTCAAGGCGCTGGGCAAGTCACTGAGTGCAGGCCTGGAAGTCGGCGTGTCCGCCCGAGGCGAGGAGCAAGCAGCCACAAGCGGCAGCAATTCGTCTGGTCTGACGGATACGAAGGGCATGTCGACGGCCGACTCACGCCTGATGCAGCTGGCGCGGCAGGAGGCCATTGAGAGTGCCTGGGACACCTCCCAACAGGACATGGCGAGACTTGGTGTGAGCGCCTCGGACTCGCGCGAGATTAGCCGTGGGCTCAGTGAATCGGTCAGCCGGGGCCGAAGCTACGAACAGTCAGCGACGCTGACAGAACAAACCGGGACGACGCAGAGCGTCCCCTGGCTCAACTGGTCCAAATCGGTTGCAGACGATTCTTCGGGATTCCTATCCGAGCTCCGGTCGCAGGCTTCCGAGCTCGGAGGGGAGGGCGCGCTACAAGCGAACCTGGCGCATGTCCGACAGAATTCGGGGATTACCGACGACCGGCAAGCCATGGCGTATGCCAGTCTCATGACCCTCGAAGGAACGGGACCCGGGGCAGCGGTCACCGAGAATCTACCCGGACTCGCTGGCAGGGAGACCGAACGGTTGCAGGCCCTGGCCGGCGCGTTCGCGCGCTACTACGCGATGAGTGGGCCTACGGATCGCGGCGCAGCCAGCGTGAATGACGGGGTCGGGCAATCGGCGCCTGAGGCTGGAGCGGTGATGGCCGCGACGAGGGGGGCAGGGGCGGGAAGCCCCAGCTCGAAGTCCGAGGTCACGCGCGAGATCGATGGTGTCCAGGAAGCGGTCGGGCGCGGCACAGAGGCGGTCGCGATCAATCGCTCTGCGCAAGAGCACAACTATAGCGCCCGCACGGCGGAGCACCGATCGGAGTTCAACAGCGACGCAGCGGCTGCCAGAAACGAAGATGCTTCGGACGTCGCCAAGCTGATCGACGCATCTGGAATCGATGGTGCCTTGGCTTACAAGGATGAGGGTGTTGCGACCATCGCGCAGTTCAGCCTCATGCCCGGCGCACCATCGGGTCTCCAAGACTGGATGAGCCTGCTGGGATCTGAACGCGGGCGCGAACTTGAGTCGTTCAAGGACGAAGCGCGGGAGCTTGGCTTGCCAGACGAGGAACGCGACGTCTACGCTGCCGCGCGCTACATGCAAGCGAACTCGTTCGACTTGGCGCCATTCACGGATTCGGGGCGCGCACCGATCTACGAGAAGATCGATGAGCCGGGGCCAATGAAGTCGGCCATCGATGCGGTGACAGCGTACGTGAAGGAGCACCCTGAATCTGAGACCTCCAAGCTGATCCACGCAGCAACCGAGGAGGCGCTGACGCGCGGGGGCAAGTCAATACTCATTTCAGGATCGGGAGGCAGGTTCAACGACAACTGA
- a CDS encoding helix-turn-helix domain-containing protein has protein sequence MTPEHFKTLRARLGLTAQALGRIPGLRNVVTDRTVRRWESGDVSLPADAISALLALDAFVEQRVREATRVVNAQAATRGAPQAVELVRYRDDQALARVHPDFPGGNAVHNALIDRCREALEARGIAVTIRGSE, from the coding sequence TTGACTCCCGAGCATTTCAAGACGCTGCGCGCGCGCCTCGGCCTGACCGCCCAAGCCCTCGGCCGCATCCCTGGCTTGCGCAATGTCGTCACCGATCGCACCGTACGACGCTGGGAATCTGGTGATGTATCCCTCCCGGCTGACGCGATCTCAGCCCTACTCGCGCTCGATGCCTTCGTAGAACAGCGTGTCCGTGAAGCCACGCGCGTCGTGAACGCCCAAGCGGCTACGCGCGGGGCGCCTCAAGCCGTCGAGCTGGTGCGCTATCGTGACGACCAGGCGCTCGCCCGCGTCCATCCCGATTTCCCCGGCGGCAACGCGGTCCACAATGCCTTAATCGACCGCTGTCGCGAAGCACTTGAGGCACGCGGCATCGCCGTGACGATTCGCGGATCAGAATGA